In Zingiber officinale cultivar Zhangliang chromosome 8B, Zo_v1.1, whole genome shotgun sequence, a single genomic region encodes these proteins:
- the LOC122014635 gene encoding rust resistance kinase Lr10-like: protein MRRLLHPYALCLLLLLLHASKAKTRAEDLDGEEREEFIKDCQTNSTCGGIDVRYPFRLNSSTTPEYCGARGLDVSCSAAGDAIITLPRLGLCKIVNLDTSFRIELLGDEWAQCPLRKLSSTNLTGSIYDDYYSDNNYMLVNCSSEIPTDPDWITGPIPCLSDGGEGQWVYAANAWSSMDLLPSGCVGTGIGGWIGYTGGRTFRDRVQRFIRTRQMDLNLNIPEWKNCEFCYSEGKECAFSRRINQTACLMRANHHGKNIGLIVGGSIGGSVVVLASLIIVYIIRKSEKDQEIRFKVEQFLATYGDAKPTRYSFADIKKITMRFKNKLGQGGYGSVYKGELSNGIPVAVKMLESSKGEGQEFINEVATIGRIHHINITRLLGFCSERSTRALIYEFMPNESLEKYIFSRQDKGSNKQLSMDKLLNIAIGIARGIEYLHQGCEQRILHFDIKPHNILLDHDLNPKISDFGLAKLCSREISIVTMTAARGTMGYIAPEMYCRNFGTVSYKSDVYSFGMLLLEMIGGRKNHDPEIGRESEIYYPEWVYDRLVERQDLELTMEMEQKDGEILKKLSKVALWCIQWSPTDRPSMTRVLHMLIGSSEEVPMPPKPFVSNTHPDYPN, encoded by the exons ATGCGTCGTCTACTCCACCCATACGCACTCTGCCTTCTCCTGCTGCTTCTCCATGCTTCCAAAGCGAAGACTCGGGCTGAGGATCTCGATGGGGAGGAGAGAGAGGAGTTTATCAAGGATTGCCAGACTAATTCCACCTGCGGGGGAATAGACGTCAGATATCCCTTCCGCCTGAACTCGAGTACGACTCCTGAGTACTGCGGCGCTCGGGGCTTGGATGTCTCGTGCTCCGCTGCCGGTGACGCCATCATCACGCTTCCTCGTTTAGGGCTCTGCAAGATCGTCAACTTGGACACTTCTTTTAGAATTGAGTTATTAGGGGACGAATGGGCTCAGTGTCCCCTGCGAAAGCTCAGCTCCACCAATCTCACCGGCTCAATTTACGACGACTACTACTCCGACAACAACTATATGCTGGTGAACTGCTCGAGTGAAATACCAACAGATCCGGATTGGATTACGGGGCCCATTCCGTGCCTTAGCGATGGGGGTGAAGGGCAGTGGGTTTATGCAGCGAATGCTTGGTCTTCCATGGACCTGCTCCCGTCAGGATGCGTGGGCACTGGAATCGGTGGTTGGATCGGATATACAGGCGGACGGACGTTTCGAGATCGGGTTCAGCGATTCATTCGAACGCGACAGATGGATTTAAATCTTAATATTCCGGAATGGAAGAACTGCGAATTCTGCTATAGCGAAGGAAAAGAATGTGCATTTAGCCGCAGAATAAACCAAACTGCCTGCTTAATGAGGGCGAACCACCATG GAAAAAACATCGGACTCATAGTCG GAGGAAGCATAGGTGGCTCTGTAGTTGTGTTAGCATCTCTTATTATAGTATACATTATAAGGAAGTCCGAGAAGGATCAAGAAATTCGTTTCAAAGTAGAACAGTTTCTAGCGACATATGGTGATGCAAAACCGACTCGATACTCTTTTGCCGATATTAAAAAGATCACAATGAGGTTCAAGAATAAGTTGGGGCAAGGTGGATACGGAAGTGTGTACAAAGGGGAGCTATCGAACGGTATTCCTGTTGCAGTTAAGATGCTCGAGAGTTCAAAAGGGGAAGGCCAAGAATTCATAAATGAAGTGGCAACCATCGGAAGGATTCATCATATTAACATTACTCGTTTGTTGGGATTTTGCTCGGAACGATCAACTCGTGCTCTCATCTACGAGTTCATGCCAAATGAGTCATTGGAGAAGTATATTTTCTCAAGGCAAGACAAAGGAAGCAACAAACAGTTGAGCATGGATAAATTGTTGAACATTGCCATAGGCATTGCTCGAGGCATCGAGTACTTACATCAGGGATGTGAACAACGTATTTTGCATTTTGATATTAAGCCGCATAACATTCTATTGGATCACGATTTAAATCCAAAGATTTCAGACTTTGGACTAGCAAAACTTTGCTCAAGGGAGATTAGTATTGTCACTATGACTGCTGCGAGAGGTACAATGGGATATATTGCTCCTGAAATGTATTGTAGGAATTTCGGGACTGTGTCGTATAAATCTGATGTCTATAGTTTTGGCATGTTGCTGTTGGAGATGATAGGAGGTCGAAAAAATCATGATCCTGAAATAGGAAGGGAGAGTGAGATTTATTATCCAGAATGGGTGTATGATCGACTAGTTGAAAGACAAGACTTGGAATTGACGATGGAGATGGAACAAAAAGATGGAGAAATATTAAAGAAACTCTCTAAGGTGGCTTTATGGTGTATTCAATGGAGTCCAACTGATAGACCTTCCATGACTAGAGTTCTTCATATGCTTATAGGGAGCTCAGAAGAAGTGCCGATGCCTCCTAAGCCATTTGTCTCCAACACTCATCCAGATTATCCTAACTAA